One Anoplopoma fimbria isolate UVic2021 breed Golden Eagle Sablefish chromosome 2, Afim_UVic_2022, whole genome shotgun sequence DNA window includes the following coding sequences:
- the LOC129099659 gene encoding interleukin-18 receptor 1-like, protein MGLHCGCNNVTLFLMFRFSSSPNVVSHDWGNVPLSRTKALTTLLHVFCCAALRVIMMVKVLLPSLILLLASLTGVCPSKTSQEYVKAGEMVALFCHHDRGSSHGDAEVIWTSYTPQEMDLTHMSSAEQSQMGLLVYGRSLVILNASVNHQGNYSCSLGNGSRWSWFRLTVYTTQREERTQYPRTCSTQEACELNCPEVNVPAVNTPNITSNAIIWHKEGESLPKDDHFSSVEEKDHGVYICTRSYLYYRQIYNMTFTVVLKIKPKENPEKVSVITSPHNDVFYVDLGAPMVIDCEAVTDPDFGELFWYEKSKVQMNNSFPVFYNYTRVSNGAEIKIKASLVFKSVSQEDLSKSYTCKLESAFGPSSFVTITLAQKARPSYVSLALCIVGVMVVMVLTVVIYVRFKINITLFLRDTLGYHSHTSDGKSYDAFLMCYKSDTEAGLNEHDRKCLESVLEERFGYSLCLYDRDVLPGKAAAEAVLECIEQSRTVVLVPTSPDPGPGSGLLSAIHAALVERQTRLVFIQTETTEASSSGSVPEALQLLSEAGDCVTWKGMRSMPLSSSFWKQLRYYLPAPQQASKIKLLP, encoded by the exons ATGGGGCTACACTGCGGTTGCAACAACGTGACGCTCTTCCTTATGTTTCGCTTTTCATCATCACCCAATGTGGTTTCACATGATTGGGGAAATGTTCCACTCAGCAGGACCAAGGCTTTAACGACGCTCTTGCATGTGTTCTGTTGTGCTGCGCTGCGTGTCATCATGATGGTGAAAGTACTTCTGCCCTCTCTGATTTTACTCCTTGCATCATTAACAG GCGTGTGTCCCTCGAAAACCAGCCAAGAGTATGTCAAGGCAGGTGAGATGGTGGCGCTCTTCTGCCATCATGACAGAGGTTCTAGTCACGGTGATGCCGAAGTGATCTGGACCAGTTACACCCCCCAGGAGATGGATCTGACCCACATGTCCTCAGCTGAGCAGAGTCAAATGGGGTTGCTGGTTTATGGGAGGAGCCTTGTGATTCTCAATGCTTCTGTCAACCATCAGGGGAATTACTCATGCTCTCTGGG GAATGGCAGCAGGTGGAGCTGGTTCAGGCTGACAGTTTACAcaacacagagggaggagaggacccAGTACCCTAGAACATGTTCCACACAAGAGGCCTGCGAATTGAATTGTCCTGAGGTAAACGTACCTGCTGTAAACACCCCCAATATTACCAGCAACGCCATTATATGGCACAAG GAGGGCGAGTCATTGCCAAAAGACGACCACTTCTCAAGTGTGGAAGAGAAAGACCACGGTGTCTACATCTGTACCAGATCTTACCTGTAttatagacaaatatataacATGACCTTTACAGTGGTGCTAAAAATCAAACCAAAGG aAAATCCAGAGAAAGTCTCAGTGATCACTTCACCACACAATGATGTATTTTATGTAGATTTGG GCGCACCAATGGTGATTGATTGTGAAGCTGTTACGGATCCAGACTTTGGCGAGCTGTTCTGGTACGAGAAATCCAAGGTGCAAATGAACAACAGCTTTCCGGTTTTCTACAATTACACACG TGTGAGTAATGGTGCAGAAATAAAAATTAAGGCATCTCTAGTCTTTAAAAGCGTGTCACAGGAGGATTTATCAAAGAGTTACACCTGTAAACTGGAGTCTGCATTTGGACCCTCAAGCTTCGTCACCATCACCTTAGCCCAAAAAG CTCGCCCTTCTTACGTTTCCCTGGCTCTCTGCATTGTCGGCGTTATGGTGGTGATGGTTTTGACAGTAGTTATCTATGTGAGGTTCAAAATTAACATCACTCTTTTCCTAAGAGACACTCTTGGCTACCATAGCCACACCTCAG atGGAAAGAGCTATGACGCCTTTCTGATGTGTTACAAGAGCGACACAGAAGCAGGACTAAATGAACATGACAGAAAATGTCTGGAGAGTGTTTTGGAAGAGAGGTTTGGTTACAGTCTCTGTCTTTATGATCGGGACGTCTTACCAGGGAAAG CTGCAGCGGAGGCAGTGCTTGAATGTATAGAGCAGAGCCGGACGGTGGTTTTGGTTCCTACCTCTCCAGATCCTGGTCCAGGATCTGGCCTGCTGAGTGCCATCCATGCAGCCCTTGTGGAGCGGCAGACTCGCTTGGTTTTCATccaaactgagacaacagaagCATCTAGCTCTGGTTCGGTACCGGAGGCCTTGCAGCTTCTTAGCGAGGCTGGAGACTGTGTCACGTGGAAGGGCATGAGGTCCATGCcgctttcctcctccttctggaAGCAGCTACGATATTACCTACCGGCCCCGCAGCAGGCGtcaaaaataaagcttttaccTTAG